A DNA window from Prochlorococcus marinus str. GP2 contains the following coding sequences:
- the accC gene encoding acetyl-CoA carboxylase biotin carboxylase subunit, with the protein MVEKVLIANRGEIALRIVRSCRELGIATVAVFSTVDKKALHVQLADEAVCVGDSLSNKSYLNIPNILAAATSRGVDAIHPGYGFLAENDKFAEMCNDHGIVFIGPSPKAIRSMGDKSTAKETMEAVGVPTVPGSKGLLSNVDEAYKLADDIGYPVIIKATAGGGGRGMRLVENSNNLEKMFKAAQGEAEAAFGNDGLYMEKFIKKPRHVEIQILADRSGNVVHLGERDCSVQRRHQKLLEESPSPAINPELRKKMGNAAIAAAKSIGYEGAGTVEFLVDDDDNFYFMEMNTRIQVEHPVTEMVTGVDLIAEQIKIASGANLEFNQDDIHLNGHAIECRINAEDPSHNFRPSPGKITGWLPPGGPGVRVDSHVYTGYEIPPFYDSLIGKLIVWGKDRNTAIKRMNRALNECAVTGIPTTINFHLTLLNKSKFKQGKIHTKYVEEELLPNY; encoded by the coding sequence ATGGTTGAAAAAGTTTTAATTGCTAATCGTGGAGAAATAGCTTTACGAATTGTCAGAAGTTGTAGAGAACTAGGCATTGCAACAGTTGCAGTTTTTAGCACTGTAGATAAAAAAGCATTGCATGTTCAGCTTGCTGATGAGGCGGTTTGCGTCGGGGATTCATTAAGTAATAAGAGTTATTTAAATATTCCAAATATACTTGCTGCTGCTACATCAAGAGGAGTTGATGCTATTCATCCTGGTTATGGATTTCTTGCTGAAAATGATAAATTTGCTGAGATGTGTAACGATCACGGCATAGTTTTTATTGGTCCATCTCCTAAAGCTATTAGATCTATGGGAGATAAATCTACAGCTAAAGAAACTATGGAAGCAGTTGGAGTTCCAACAGTACCTGGCAGTAAAGGCTTGCTTTCAAATGTTGATGAGGCTTATAAATTGGCAGATGATATTGGTTATCCGGTAATTATTAAAGCGACTGCTGGAGGAGGTGGAAGAGGTATGAGGTTGGTTGAAAACTCTAATAATCTCGAAAAAATGTTTAAAGCAGCTCAAGGCGAAGCAGAAGCAGCTTTTGGTAATGATGGTTTATATATGGAGAAATTTATAAAGAAGCCAAGACATGTAGAAATTCAAATTTTGGCCGACAGGTCGGGTAATGTTGTTCACCTAGGAGAGCGAGATTGTTCGGTTCAAAGAAGACATCAGAAGTTACTAGAAGAGTCTCCCAGTCCTGCAATTAACCCTGAGCTTAGAAAAAAAATGGGGAACGCAGCTATTGCTGCTGCAAAAAGTATCGGCTACGAAGGAGCGGGGACAGTTGAATTTTTAGTTGATGATGATGATAATTTTTATTTTATGGAAATGAATACTAGGATTCAAGTTGAACATCCTGTTACTGAAATGGTTACAGGAGTAGATTTAATAGCTGAGCAAATTAAAATCGCAAGCGGAGCAAACTTGGAATTTAATCAGGATGATATCCATTTAAACGGTCATGCCATTGAATGTAGAATCAATGCTGAAGATCCTTCTCACAATTTCCGACCATCACCTGGAAAAATAACTGGGTGGCTTCCTCCAGGTGGCCCTGGTGTAAGGGTGGATAGTCATGTGTATACAGGCTATGAAATACCTCCTTTCTATGACTCATTAATTGGTAAATTAATAGTCTGGGGAAAAGATCGTAATACTGCAATTAAACGTATGAATAGGGCTTTAAATGAATGTGCGGTCACTGGTATTCCTACAACAATTAACTTTCATCTAACTTTACTGAATAAATCTAAATTTAAGCAGGGTAAGATTCATACTAAATATGTAGAAGAAGAATTATTGCCAAATTACTGA
- a CDS encoding YggT family protein: MLVNSLQILDISLGISLSYLTIVFLIRLILTWYPKIDLSKGLWLLISIPSSSILNLTRKLIPPIGGVDVGPVIWIGVISFLREILVGQQGLIKLALNTNIS, translated from the coding sequence TTGCTTGTAAACTCTCTTCAAATTTTAGATATTAGTTTAGGAATTTCTCTTTCATATCTAACTATAGTTTTTCTAATAAGATTAATACTTACTTGGTACCCAAAAATTGATTTAAGTAAAGGTTTATGGTTATTAATTTCAATACCATCAAGCTCTATTCTTAATTTAACAAGAAAACTAATTCCTCCTATTGGAGGTGTTGATGTTGGACCCGTAATTTGGATCGGAGTTATAAGCTTTTTAAGAGAAATTTTGGTCGGTCAGCAAGGGCTTATAAAACTTGCATTAAATACAAATATTTCATAG
- the psbX gene encoding photosystem II reaction center X protein, protein MFQISNLLLAADFSAEVANNSAVGMIGSFIAAALLIVIPATAFLIFVSQKDSLDRTSTGRR, encoded by the coding sequence GTGTTTCAAATCTCAAATTTATTACTAGCCGCAGATTTTTCTGCTGAAGTTGCAAATAATTCAGCAGTTGGAATGATAGGTAGTTTTATTGCGGCTGCTTTACTAATCGTTATTCCAGCCACTGCATTTTTGATTTTTGTTAGCCAGAAAGATTCCCTCGATCGTACTTCTACCGGAAGACGCTAG
- a CDS encoding Ycf66 family protein translates to MVNASLNWASIVGIVLAVCGGGLYFLRSFKPALARDYDVFFAAIGLLCGGILFFQGWRLDPILQFGQFLLAGTTVFFAYESVRLRGVATDQARRSSYFDDDPISDGPRNSRGRFNNDYDRFEESERPSRRFKPQEDEFEEDYMEGRSRRRNVSRAIPSAAASRSRPSSREISQFENDEPIRRRRRQTSEVRNSKQPETNNFGERRNLSRDEVKTGSRPRMNRTVSKQDNISAPTDSSPLRKKPTRSSIRQQTSTTQVEDASFKDANQAKKPRETRRVSSSVRSSSKNQNSRYNVGINKKKPRDNSSRFDD, encoded by the coding sequence GTGGTCAATGCTAGTCTCAATTGGGCCAGTATTGTTGGTATAGTTCTCGCGGTATGTGGAGGAGGCCTTTATTTCTTAAGGTCCTTTAAGCCTGCCTTGGCAAGGGATTATGATGTTTTCTTCGCAGCAATTGGACTTTTGTGTGGAGGAATATTATTTTTTCAAGGTTGGAGGTTAGATCCTATCCTTCAGTTTGGTCAGTTTTTACTTGCAGGAACTACAGTTTTTTTCGCATATGAAAGTGTGCGATTGAGGGGAGTTGCTACTGATCAAGCTAGAAGATCATCTTATTTTGATGATGATCCTATTTCTGATGGTCCCAGAAATTCTAGAGGCCGATTTAATAACGATTATGATAGGTTTGAAGAATCCGAAAGACCATCCAGAAGATTTAAACCTCAAGAAGATGAATTTGAAGAAGATTATATGGAGGGGAGATCTCGTAGGAGGAATGTTTCAAGAGCGATACCCTCAGCTGCAGCAAGTAGAAGTAGGCCATCTTCAAGAGAAATAAGTCAGTTTGAAAATGACGAACCTATAAGAAGGAGAAGAAGACAGACTTCTGAAGTTAGAAATAGTAAACAACCAGAAACAAACAACTTTGGTGAAAGAAGAAATTTATCTCGCGATGAAGTTAAAACAGGGTCTAGACCCAGAATGAATCGTACAGTTTCTAAACAAGATAATATCTCTGCTCCTACTGATTCTTCTCCATTAAGAAAGAAACCTACTAGATCCTCTATTAGGCAGCAAACTTCAACAACTCAAGTAGAAGATGCTTCATTTAAAGATGCTAATCAAGCCAAAAAACCACGTGAGACGCGTAGAGTGAGCTCTTCAGTTAGATCAAGTTCAAAAAATCAAAATAGTAGATATAACGTTGGAATAAACAAGAAGAAACCAAGAGATAACAGTTCTAGATTTGATGATTAA
- a CDS encoding chlorophyll a/b-binding protein yields the protein MNSKEEQTNSEITNLENESFIEEQKDPNQINEQIEDNKLDEKTIEIKDEYKFGWSSYSEITNGRFAMIGFLAIVLIELFSKQSFLKWAGIL from the coding sequence ATGAATTCTAAAGAAGAACAAACTAACTCAGAAATCACTAATTTAGAAAATGAGAGTTTTATAGAAGAGCAAAAAGATCCGAATCAGATCAATGAACAAATTGAAGACAATAAATTAGATGAAAAAACTATAGAAATTAAAGATGAATATAAATTTGGATGGAGTAGTTATTCTGAAATAACTAATGGAAGATTTGCAATGATTGGCTTCCTTGCAATAGTATTGATTGAATTATTTAGTAAACAATCGTTTTTAAAATGGGCAGGAATCTTATAA
- a CDS encoding ABC transporter ATP-binding protein/permease, with the protein MNKEVNNKSKILYQLQKLRKLSQPFFLPIDQCNGLQFIWLLISLLFCVGGVVLVGLTGIISFFENLQPIFLEKYFGGVVSTVNSIWAGSWGLLFSALFLIGSGSFFSLRRQLKNRRWLHWLFLAIIVLMLLAVNGINAGIGFIARDLTNALVEKQEDGFYRILGIYACCFAVALPIRVSQIFFTYKLGIIWREWLSKSLVKDYMTNKAYYQLNPNDEEQTDVDNPDQRITDDTRAFTGQSLSFTLGIFDALLTFSLNILILWSISTTLTFSLFGYAAFATSILLIAGKNLVKIDFDQLRYEADFRYGLVHIRDNAESIAFYSGENPERSETERRLGEVVRNFNLLIIWRVIIDVMRRSINYAGNFFPYLIMAIPYFRGDIDYGRFIQASFAFGMVEGSLFFIVNQIEELAKFTAGIGRLEGFQSKVESISQTNPTSNQNVISDYPSILINNADLCPPGSNKTIIKNLNLSIDNNQSLLVVGPSGCGKTSLLRMISGLWEPDQGVIKKPKIGELLFIPQKPYMLLGSLREQLCYPTEVKKFSDEHLTSVLHEVNLKTLVDRYPNLDIKQDWPRILSLGEQQRLAFARLLLNSPRFAVLDEATSALDINTEKKLYSLLKERELSLISVGHRPSLKDFHENILELNGQGDWKLLTSDKYNFKD; encoded by the coding sequence ATGAATAAAGAAGTTAATAATAAATCCAAAATATTATACCAATTACAAAAATTAAGGAAGCTGTCTCAGCCATTTTTTCTTCCAATAGATCAATGCAATGGACTTCAATTCATATGGCTTTTGATTTCTCTTTTATTTTGTGTTGGTGGAGTAGTACTTGTTGGTCTTACAGGCATAATTAGTTTTTTTGAAAACCTTCAACCAATATTTCTTGAAAAGTATTTTGGAGGTGTGGTAAGTACTGTCAATTCGATTTGGGCTGGTAGCTGGGGATTGCTTTTCTCTGCCTTATTTCTAATTGGATCAGGCAGCTTTTTTAGCTTGAGACGTCAATTAAAAAACCGAAGATGGTTACATTGGTTATTCCTTGCGATAATTGTATTAATGCTTTTAGCTGTAAACGGAATAAACGCAGGTATTGGTTTCATAGCAAGAGATTTAACAAATGCTTTAGTAGAAAAACAAGAAGATGGGTTTTATCGGATATTAGGGATTTACGCTTGTTGTTTCGCTGTGGCTCTACCTATACGTGTTTCCCAAATATTTTTTACATATAAATTAGGAATAATTTGGAGAGAATGGCTTTCAAAAAGTTTAGTCAAAGATTATATGACCAATAAAGCCTATTACCAATTAAATCCCAATGATGAAGAACAAACCGATGTAGATAATCCTGATCAAAGAATCACAGATGATACTCGAGCTTTTACCGGTCAAAGTCTTTCTTTCACATTAGGTATTTTTGATGCCCTACTAACATTTTCACTTAATATTCTTATTTTATGGAGTATTAGTACAACACTTACTTTTTCTTTATTCGGTTACGCTGCATTTGCAACTTCTATCCTTTTAATTGCTGGAAAAAATCTTGTAAAGATTGACTTTGATCAACTCAGATATGAAGCAGATTTTCGATATGGCTTAGTTCATATTCGAGATAATGCTGAATCAATAGCCTTTTACTCTGGGGAGAATCCTGAGCGAAGTGAAACTGAAAGGCGATTAGGAGAAGTGGTGAGAAACTTTAATTTACTGATTATATGGAGAGTAATAATAGACGTCATGAGAAGATCCATTAATTATGCTGGAAATTTCTTTCCATATCTAATAATGGCAATTCCTTACTTTAGAGGTGATATTGATTATGGACGCTTTATTCAGGCAAGCTTTGCATTTGGAATGGTTGAAGGTTCGTTATTTTTTATTGTTAATCAAATCGAAGAACTTGCAAAATTTACTGCTGGCATTGGCAGATTAGAAGGATTCCAATCAAAAGTTGAATCCATTAGTCAAACCAACCCAACAAGCAATCAAAACGTTATTTCAGATTACCCCTCAATTCTTATTAATAATGCTGACCTTTGCCCACCAGGATCAAATAAAACAATCATTAAAAATTTAAATTTAAGCATCGACAATAATCAATCACTTTTGGTTGTAGGACCATCTGGATGCGGAAAAACATCTTTACTAAGAATGATTAGTGGTTTATGGGAACCCGATCAAGGAGTAATTAAAAAACCAAAAATTGGGGAATTATTATTCATACCTCAAAAACCATATATGTTACTTGGTTCTTTAAGAGAACAATTATGTTATCCCACAGAAGTTAAGAAATTTAGTGATGAACATCTTACTTCTGTACTACATGAAGTAAATTTAAAAACCTTAGTGGATCGGTATCCTAATCTTGATATAAAACAAGATTGGCCACGAATTCTTTCCCTAGGCGAGCAACAAAGATTAGCTTTTGCAAGACTGTTACTAAATTCTCCAAGATTTGCAGTACTTGATGAAGCAACAAGTGCTTTAGATATTAACACTGAAAAAAAACTATATAGTTTACTAAAGGAACGAGAACTTTCTCTAATAAGTGTTGGACATAGACCTAGCTTAAAAGATTTTCACGAAAATATTTTAGAATTAAATGGACAAGGAGACTGGAAATTATTGACTTCTGATAAGTATAATTTTAAGGATTAA
- a CDS encoding histidine triad nucleotide-binding protein, which translates to MTETTIFQKIINEEIPCDKLYEDEFCIAFNDIQAQAPFHFLVIPKKPIISLLDCIEEDANLLGHLLFVGSKIAKSKNLTNWRTVINTGAESGQTVFHLHIHFLSGRKMNWPPG; encoded by the coding sequence ATGACTGAAACTACAATATTTCAAAAAATAATTAATGAAGAAATACCCTGCGATAAGCTTTATGAAGATGAGTTTTGTATTGCTTTTAACGATATCCAAGCGCAAGCACCATTTCATTTTTTAGTGATTCCAAAAAAGCCAATCATCAGCCTATTAGATTGTATTGAAGAGGATGCAAATTTGTTAGGGCATTTACTTTTTGTTGGTAGCAAAATAGCTAAATCAAAAAATTTAACTAATTGGAGAACAGTAATTAATACTGGAGCAGAATCGGGACAAACAGTTTTTCATTTACATATTCATTTTTTATCTGGAAGAAAAATGAATTGGCCCCCAGGTTAA
- the def gene encoding peptide deformylase, with protein MANHFSQLAKKSRTSGSSEKIAKEQTGKPSLDIYKLGDDVLRKNSKRITKVDESIRKLAREMLQSMYAAKGIGLAAPQIGINKELLVIDVNFEDSAAEPLILINPEITDFGTTLNSYEEGCLSIPGVYLNVVRPSTIKLKFRDEMGRPRKMKADGLLARCIQHEMDHLNGILFVDRVTSKDDLNKELIKEGFNEEDVISIN; from the coding sequence GTGGCAAACCATTTTTCACAACTTGCAAAAAAGTCAAGAACAAGTGGAAGCTCAGAAAAAATTGCAAAAGAACAAACAGGTAAGCCATCTCTAGATATTTATAAACTTGGTGATGATGTGTTGAGAAAAAATTCCAAAAGAATCACTAAAGTTGACGAATCGATTAGAAAACTTGCTAGAGAAATGCTTCAAAGCATGTATGCAGCTAAAGGAATTGGACTTGCCGCACCACAAATTGGCATCAACAAGGAGCTTCTTGTGATAGATGTAAATTTTGAAGATTCAGCAGCAGAACCTTTAATATTAATCAATCCAGAAATTACAGACTTTGGAACAACTCTTAATTCATACGAAGAAGGCTGTTTGAGTATACCTGGCGTCTATTTGAATGTAGTAAGACCATCAACTATTAAATTAAAATTTAGGGATGAAATGGGTAGACCACGGAAAATGAAAGCCGATGGACTTCTAGCGAGGTGTATTCAACATGAAATGGATCATTTAAACGGAATACTATTTGTTGATAGAGTTACATCAAAAGATGATTTAAACAAAGAACTTATAAAGGAAGGGTTTAACGAAGAAGATGTAATTTCTATTAATTAA
- a CDS encoding alpha/beta hydrolase family protein — translation MSNDDKLKVRQTESKKNAYKELTIIRDIIFWIDVVGEGQNENAIFARPFNDKGAFPQKLTSKKHNIKNNFHGYGGKAYKCINFKNNFYLIWIDQITKAVWFQIFKEAASNYRSQNIYLDSVQEPRQLSKSIDGNFDSSFVISEKNFLYGICEINNRDYLFSLNLKKTKQDIHRIKKFKNFAGELSSNTSARLLSWIEWDSPYMPWDKNDLFFAQIDLDGEVQKIKKFSNKLINAKKNVSFFQPYWISETLLVCSEDSSGWWNLLFLDINEIENIFIKKRVERNLLEYGAPQWVSGITFFSGTIKNLFCLAKKENNLIVEQYKNLKFVKEFSTPFTSISDFSVFRKKVLLKGYGSDFLGIVFEIDFEKKVLSNFSEQIFFDHIKDCSKPETFWFKGFEAQSTHSFLYKPLVENFRKPPLLVRAHSGPTSCFDGSYNSEVQYWTSKGFFVAEVNYGGSSGFGKEYRERLNSKWGIVDSYDCKSLALELIKSNQVDSEKVVIFGNSAGGLTALNCLLCGSIFKAAICKYPVIDLKDMHYNTHRFEKDYLNSLIGNYAKNHDNYINRSPINYINKIKKPILLFHGKKDAVISYKQTLKIQEILIQNNKYSEVIFFDNEGHGFRNIENKEVVMKKSQEFLKNALNI, via the coding sequence ATGAGTAATGATGATAAGTTAAAAGTTAGGCAAACTGAATCTAAAAAAAATGCTTACAAGGAATTAACTATTATTAGGGATATCATTTTTTGGATTGATGTTGTTGGTGAAGGTCAAAATGAGAATGCTATTTTTGCAAGACCATTTAATGATAAAGGGGCGTTTCCTCAGAAATTAACAAGTAAAAAGCATAATATTAAAAATAATTTTCATGGATATGGTGGTAAAGCATATAAATGTATAAATTTTAAAAATAATTTTTATTTAATATGGATAGATCAGATTACTAAGGCAGTATGGTTTCAAATTTTTAAAGAGGCAGCGTCAAATTATAGAAGTCAAAATATATATCTCGATTCAGTTCAAGAACCTAGACAACTATCTAAATCAATTGATGGAAATTTCGATTCTTCATTTGTCATTTCTGAAAAAAATTTTTTGTATGGAATTTGCGAGATAAATAATAGAGATTATTTATTTTCTTTAAATTTAAAAAAAACTAAACAAGATATTCATCGAATTAAAAAATTTAAAAATTTTGCTGGAGAATTATCTTCTAATACTTCTGCTAGATTACTTTCTTGGATAGAGTGGGATTCTCCATATATGCCCTGGGACAAAAATGATCTGTTTTTTGCTCAAATAGATCTAGATGGAGAGGTACAAAAAATAAAAAAATTCTCAAATAAGCTTATAAATGCGAAAAAAAACGTTTCTTTTTTTCAACCCTATTGGATAAGTGAAACACTTTTAGTATGTTCTGAAGATAGTTCTGGATGGTGGAATTTGTTGTTTTTAGATATTAATGAAATTGAGAATATTTTTATTAAGAAAAGAGTAGAGAGAAATTTGCTTGAATATGGAGCACCACAATGGGTCTCCGGAATAACATTTTTTTCAGGGACTATAAAAAATTTATTTTGCCTAGCAAAAAAAGAAAATAATTTAATAGTGGAACAATATAAAAATCTTAAATTTGTTAAGGAATTTTCTACTCCTTTTACTTCAATAAGTGATTTCAGTGTTTTTCGAAAAAAAGTTCTTTTAAAAGGTTATGGATCTGATTTTTTGGGAATTGTATTTGAAATTGATTTTGAAAAAAAAGTTTTATCAAATTTTTCTGAGCAGATATTTTTTGATCATATAAAAGATTGTTCAAAACCTGAAACATTTTGGTTTAAAGGTTTTGAGGCTCAATCTACTCATTCTTTTCTTTATAAGCCGCTTGTTGAAAATTTTAGAAAGCCACCGCTCCTTGTTAGAGCACATAGCGGGCCAACTTCATGTTTTGATGGATCATATAATTCTGAAGTTCAATATTGGACGTCGAAGGGATTTTTTGTTGCTGAAGTCAATTATGGAGGATCATCAGGATTTGGCAAAGAATATAGAGAGAGGTTGAATTCTAAATGGGGTATTGTTGATTCTTATGATTGCAAATCACTAGCTCTTGAATTGATTAAATCAAATCAAGTTGATAGTGAAAAAGTAGTAATTTTTGGGAATAGTGCTGGTGGTTTAACTGCCCTGAATTGTTTATTATGTGGGTCTATTTTTAAAGCAGCAATTTGTAAATATCCTGTTATTGATTTGAAGGATATGCATTACAACACTCATAGATTTGAAAAAGATTATTTAAATTCTTTGATAGGAAATTATGCAAAAAACCATGATAATTATATTAATAGATCCCCGATAAATTATATTAACAAAATAAAAAAACCTATCTTATTGTTTCATGGAAAAAAAGATGCAGTTATTTCTTATAAACAAACTTTAAAAATTCAAGAAATTTTGATTCAGAATAATAAATATTCAGAAGTTATTTTTTTTGATAATGAAGGGCATGGTTTTAGAAATATTGAAAATAAAGAAGTAGTAATGAAAAAATCTCAGGAATTTTTAAAAAATGCTTTGAATATTTAA
- a CDS encoding aminotransferase class V-fold PLP-dependent enzyme, whose protein sequence is METIQNFPEITKKDFPLLNKNLNCNEQIIYLDHAATTQKPIQVLEKINEYYKNFNANVHRGAHQLSTKATEEFENARYLISKYIKANSAKEIIFTRNATEAINLVARSWGEYSLKENDEILLSIMEHHSNIVPWQMIAAKNKCKLKFIGIDKDGKLDIEDFKSKLTSKTKLVSLVHVSNTLGCCNPIKEITKLAKQKGSLVLIDACQSLAHQKMDVIDLNIDFLAGSGHKLCGPTGIGFLWSRKEILEKIPPLFGGGEMIQDVFEETSTWAELPHKFEAGTPAIAEAIGLAEAINYIKNIGLNEIHEYEKTITKYLFEKLNQIENIEIIGPSPEIDPDRASLATFYIKNIHSNDIAEILDSKGICIRSGHHCCQPLHRHIGIKSTARISMNFTTNKEEIDIFIEKLKDTIDFLKINS, encoded by the coding sequence ATGGAAACAATACAAAATTTTCCTGAAATAACTAAGAAAGACTTTCCTCTTTTAAATAAGAACTTAAATTGTAATGAGCAAATTATTTATTTAGACCATGCTGCAACCACACAAAAACCAATACAAGTCTTAGAAAAAATTAATGAATACTACAAAAACTTTAATGCCAATGTACATAGAGGGGCACATCAATTAAGTACTAAAGCAACAGAAGAATTTGAAAATGCACGATATTTAATCAGCAAATATATAAAAGCGAATTCAGCAAAAGAAATTATTTTCACAAGAAATGCTACTGAGGCAATCAATCTAGTAGCTAGATCTTGGGGAGAATATTCATTAAAAGAAAACGATGAAATTCTCTTATCAATAATGGAGCATCATAGCAATATTGTTCCATGGCAAATGATTGCAGCAAAAAATAAATGCAAATTAAAATTTATCGGTATAGATAAAGATGGGAAATTAGATATAGAAGACTTTAAATCAAAACTTACATCTAAAACTAAACTTGTTAGCCTAGTACATGTTAGTAATACACTAGGGTGCTGTAATCCAATCAAAGAAATAACTAAATTAGCTAAACAAAAAGGTTCTTTAGTGTTAATAGATGCATGCCAAAGTTTGGCGCATCAAAAAATGGATGTAATTGATCTTAATATAGATTTTTTAGCTGGATCAGGACATAAACTATGCGGTCCTACAGGTATTGGTTTCCTCTGGTCAAGAAAAGAAATCCTAGAAAAAATTCCTCCTCTCTTTGGAGGTGGCGAAATGATTCAAGATGTTTTTGAAGAAACAAGTACTTGGGCAGAGCTACCACACAAATTTGAAGCTGGAACTCCTGCCATTGCAGAAGCAATAGGTCTTGCAGAAGCAATTAATTATATTAAAAATATTGGATTGAATGAAATTCATGAATATGAAAAGACTATTACTAAATATTTATTTGAAAAATTAAATCAAATAGAAAATATTGAAATCATAGGTCCATCGCCGGAGATAGACCCAGACAGAGCCTCACTTGCCACCTTTTATATAAAAAATATACATTCAAATGATATTGCTGAAATTCTTGATTCAAAAGGAATTTGCATCAGAAGTGGCCACCATTGCTGTCAACCTCTTCACAGACACATTGGAATTAAATCAACAGCTAGGATCAGCATGAATTTCACAACCAATAAGGAAGAAATTGATATTTTTATAGAAAAATTAAAAGATACTATTGATTTTCTAAAAATCAATTCTTAA
- a CDS encoding SufD family Fe-S cluster assembly protein produces MEIIEKIKNNKADDNLTEIQKICLHKLQSNPFPNLKSELWRLSNKSKLSKFLDYSVNEKDSKFDIPYPKNSQSNIRLIIGENYQIKLIEKNYSIQQLSEDELQKYIKEQISFFKQNENWSDLLNLSLSCKNNILGLKINGSKIPPIEIFSNASRNSLKAKTLVIFLEKNCDIELLQVNLGKENSSLSQSTFFCLKENSSINHGVVSYGENRSNLLNSLNVIQQKNSAYNLGSLHFKFNYARFEISIKQSEGNAKTNIKGMQITKKDEQISTYAKIEFNGPNGFLDQINKSLADDKSHAIFEGSIIVPKIAQRTDASQLSRNLLLSNLAQIDTKPQLEIIADDVKCKHGATISQLNEEELFYMRTRGITLTEASKLQLSSYFQEIISFIPISKDKWDLLDKLLNEA; encoded by the coding sequence ATGGAAATTATTGAAAAAATAAAAAATAATAAAGCGGACGATAATCTAACAGAAATACAAAAAATCTGTCTTCATAAATTACAATCAAACCCTTTCCCTAATCTTAAAAGTGAACTATGGAGGCTTTCAAATAAATCAAAATTGTCAAAATTTTTAGATTACTCAGTTAATGAAAAAGATTCAAAATTTGATATACCATATCCGAAAAATTCTCAAAGTAATATTAGATTAATAATTGGTGAGAATTACCAAATTAAATTAATAGAGAAAAATTATTCAATACAGCAATTAAGTGAGGATGAATTACAAAAATATATCAAGGAACAGATATCTTTTTTTAAGCAAAACGAAAATTGGAGTGACCTACTAAATCTGTCTTTAAGTTGTAAAAATAATATTTTGGGATTAAAAATAAATGGATCAAAAATTCCTCCTATTGAAATTTTTAGTAATGCATCAAGAAATTCTTTAAAAGCAAAAACCCTCGTAATATTTTTAGAAAAGAATTGTGATATTGAATTATTACAAGTAAATCTTGGTAAAGAAAACTCTTCATTATCTCAATCAACTTTCTTTTGCTTGAAAGAAAATAGTTCCATAAATCATGGTGTTGTTTCTTACGGTGAAAACAGATCCAATCTATTAAATTCTCTCAATGTAATTCAACAAAAAAATAGTGCTTACAACTTAGGATCTTTACATTTCAAATTCAATTACGCGAGATTTGAAATTAGTATTAAACAATCTGAGGGAAACGCTAAAACAAATATCAAAGGTATGCAAATAACCAAAAAAGATGAGCAAATTTCAACCTATGCAAAAATTGAATTTAATGGCCCAAATGGATTTCTAGATCAAATTAATAAATCACTTGCTGATGATAAATCACATGCAATATTTGAAGGTTCAATAATAGTTCCGAAAATTGCCCAGAGAACTGATGCTTCCCAATTAAGCAGAAATTTACTTTTATCAAATCTCGCACAAATAGATACCAAACCTCAATTAGAAATAATTGCTGATGATGTCAAATGCAAACATGGAGCTACAATTTCGCAACTAAATGAAGAAGAACTTTTTTATATGCGAACAAGAGGTATCACATTAACAGAAGCAAGTAAACTACAATTAAGTTCTTACTTTCAAGAAATAATTTCATTTATTCCCATTTCAAAAGATAAATGGGATTTGCTTGATAAACTTTTAAATGAGGCTTAA